CCAAGATCGACAAGGCCGCGCTCGAGCGCAACGCGCGCCTGCTCGAAAGCGTGCTCGAGGATTTCCACGTCCGCGGCGACATCGTCGAGGTAAAGCCCGGCCCCGTCGTCACCATGTATGAGCTCGAACCCGCCAGCGGCATCAAGGCCAGCCGCGTCATCCAGCTCGCCGACGACATCGCGCGCAACATGTCCGCCCTCTCGGCACGCGTCGCCACCATCCCCGGGCGCAGCGTCATCGGCATCGAACTGCCTAACAACGAACGCGACATGGTCAACATGCGCGAACTCCTGGCGTCCGAAGATTTTGCCGGCGACAATCGCTCGCTCCCCATCATTCTCGGCAAGAATATCGGCGGCGAGCCGGTCATCGCCGACCTCGCCCCCATGCCCCACCTGCTCGTCGCGGGCACCACCGGCTCGGGCAAGTCGGTCGGCCTCAACGCGATGATCATGAGCCTGCTCTATCGCCTGAGCCCCGACGAGTGCCGGATGATCATGATCGATCCCAAGATGCTCGAACTGTCGATCTACGACGACATCCCGCATCTCCTCGCCCCCGTGGTGACCGAGCCGCAAAAGGCGATTCGCGCCCTCAAATGGACCGTCGAGCAGATGGAGGAACGCTATCGTATGATGGCCAGCCTGTCGGTGCGGCAGCTCTCAGGCTTCAACAAGAAGGTCGTCGAGGCCCGTGCCAAGGGCAAGCCATTGGAGCGCAAGGTGCAGACCGGTTACGACGCCGATACCGGCCAGCCGACCTACGAGATCGAGGAACTGGATTACGCGCCCTTGCCTCAGATCGTCGTCGTCGTCGACGAACTTGCCGACCTCATGATGACCGCGGGCAAGGAAGTCGAATTCCTCATCCAGCGCCTCGCCCAGAAGGCGCGCGCCGCCGGCATCCACCTCATCATGGCGACGCAGCGCCCGTCGGTCGATGTCATCACCGGGGTCATCAAGGCGAACCTGCCGACCCGCATCAGCTTCGCCGTCACCAGCAAGATCGATTCGCGCACCATCCTCGGCGAGCAGGGCGCCGAACAGCTGCTCGGCAAGGGCGACATGCTCTACATGCCCGGCGGCAAGAAGATCGAGCGCGTCCACGGCCCCTTCGTGTCTGACGAGGAAGTGCGCGCGGTCGCCGATTTCTGGCGCGGCCAGGGCACGCCCGACTATATCCAGGCGGTCACCGAGGAGCCTGAGGACGGCGGGTTCAGCCTCGATGGCGAACCCACTGGCGACGAGGATCCCGAGACGCAACAGCTACGTCAGGCGATCCAGATCGTCGCCACCAGCCAGAAGGCCTCCACCTCCTACCTCCAGCGACAGCTGCGCGTCGGCTACAACACCGCCGCGCGCCTGATCGAGCGGATGGAGGATGAAGGCCTCGTCGGCCCGCCCGACCATGTCGGTCGGCGCGATGTCCTCATCGACCGCGACGGCCAGCCGATCTAGCCTTCGCTTCGGCTGAACGGCGCGGAACCGCGGGGTTCAGAGCGCATTCAACCGTGGACGCCTATCAGGGCCTTTAGATTTTCAGGAGTTCCATGCCGATGATGTCCATCGCCAAATATGCCGCGCTTCCCGTTGCCGCTCTCGCCGTGACCTTGACGGCGCCGGTCGACGCCCAGCGCGCCAAGCCGAGCATCGAACAGGTCGAGGGTCATCTCGCCGCGACCCGGTCGATGACCGCGACCTTCACCCAGACCGACGGCAAGAATCGCTCGGTCTCGGGCCAGCTCAGCCTCAAGCGCCCGGGCAAGGTGCGCTTCGATTATGGCAGCAACGCGAACATGCTGCTCGTCGGCGATGGCTCCAACCTCCACTTCATCGACTATGAAGTCGGCCAGAAATCGAGCTGGGAGATCAAGAATTCGCCGCTCTCGGTGCTCTTGGACAACAATCCCGACCTTGGCCGCATCGCTCGCATCGTGCCGAGCCAGGATGATCGCGTCGTCATCGTGCGCGCCCGCGATGCGCGCCGCCCCGAATTCGGCACGCTGATCCTCGCTTTCACCAAGAACCAGGCCTATCCGGGCGGCCTGCGCCTCGAAGGCTGGACCGCGATTGACGCGCAGAACAAGCGCACCGCGATCAGCCTCAAGAACCAGCGCTACAATGTCGCGATTGCCGACAGCAAATTCAGCTATCGCGATCCGGCATAAGGATTTTTTCCGTTTCGAATGAAAATTTTGTTCAGCAATTTGAAAGCAATCGACTCGTATAAAAATAGGTGATCGTCGATATCCGGGGTTTCCCCCTGTTACCCGGGACAATCGACCATCGCCTTGCGTGACGAACGCTAGGTCGGCCCTCGCTCCACGCCCCCGGAGCGGGGGCCTTTTGCATATGGGTCCGAGCCCCGCGGCGCGAAGGTTTGCGGGGGGCGAGCAGGACCGCTAAGGATCGCCGCAAATCTCCTTTTGCCAAGAAGGCCCCTTCGTGACCCGTCTCAAGATTGCCAGCTGGAACATCAACTCGGTGCGCGCGCGTCCCGACCTCGTCAGCCGTTTCCTCGAACAGGCCGATCCCGATATCCTCTGCCTCCAGGAAACCAAGGCCGACAACACGGCCTTTCCGCAGGGCTTCTTCACCGAACGCGGTTACGAGCATATCGCGCTCAACGGCCAGCGCATGCACCATGGCGTGGCCACCATTTCGAAGATCCCGCTCGAAGAGGACCTGCGCCACGACTGGCAGGACAATGGCGAGGCGCGCCATATCGGCGTGCGGATCGCAGGGACGTTCCGGCTCGAGAATGTCTACATTCCCGCCGGCGGCGACATTCCCGACCGCGACGAGAATCCCAAATTCGGCCAGAAGCTCGATTTTCTTGAGCGCATGACGTCGTGGGCTCAAAAGTTGGCTGAGCCGACTTTGCTCGTGGGTGACTTCAATGTGGCACCTCTGGAGTGCGACGTGTGGAGCCACAAGGCGCTTCTCAAGGTCGTCAGCCACACGCC
The nucleotide sequence above comes from Sphingomicrobium arenosum. Encoded proteins:
- a CDS encoding FtsK/SpoIIIE family DNA translocase, with amino-acid sequence MATKATKAVKATRGKSAAKDTSPGFLSVIGRRLGGLGLLGGGVALALSLASHSRTDPSLSTAAGGPADNWLGGLGAYASDIVLQAFGLAAILFVPLLLVGGWRHLRLAETGSGWRPVLLGIGAALGIGTALSLLSDSNVSELPAGWGGLGGMGGAGLVDAGVALIGDAVIEGPVRLSLLIIAALGGIALFLMALALREEERETLAGLVPSRDALPTPSLRREKTVKPLKERKKERKTARPPRSEVEVAEPAAPVIAAASPRPKRPASGQQASLALGDGYELPALELLAPPGEAVNAKIDKAALERNARLLESVLEDFHVRGDIVEVKPGPVVTMYELEPASGIKASRVIQLADDIARNMSALSARVATIPGRSVIGIELPNNERDMVNMRELLASEDFAGDNRSLPIILGKNIGGEPVIADLAPMPHLLVAGTTGSGKSVGLNAMIMSLLYRLSPDECRMIMIDPKMLELSIYDDIPHLLAPVVTEPQKAIRALKWTVEQMEERYRMMASLSVRQLSGFNKKVVEARAKGKPLERKVQTGYDADTGQPTYEIEELDYAPLPQIVVVVDELADLMMTAGKEVEFLIQRLAQKARAAGIHLIMATQRPSVDVITGVIKANLPTRISFAVTSKIDSRTILGEQGAEQLLGKGDMLYMPGGKKIERVHGPFVSDEEVRAVADFWRGQGTPDYIQAVTEEPEDGGFSLDGEPTGDEDPETQQLRQAIQIVATSQKASTSYLQRQLRVGYNTAARLIERMEDEGLVGPPDHVGRRDVLIDRDGQPI
- the xth gene encoding exodeoxyribonuclease III encodes the protein MTRLKIASWNINSVRARPDLVSRFLEQADPDILCLQETKADNTAFPQGFFTERGYEHIALNGQRMHHGVATISKIPLEEDLRHDWQDNGEARHIGVRIAGTFRLENVYIPAGGDIPDRDENPKFGQKLDFLERMTSWAQKLAEPTLLVGDFNVAPLECDVWSHKALLKVVSHTPIEVEALARLQQAHDFVDLGRRFIPAPERCYTWWSYRSKDYTKNDRGRRLDHMWASPALADKVVAHEVHEPVRGWEKPSDHVPLVCEVEL
- a CDS encoding LolA family protein, translating into MPMMSIAKYAALPVAALAVTLTAPVDAQRAKPSIEQVEGHLAATRSMTATFTQTDGKNRSVSGQLSLKRPGKVRFDYGSNANMLLVGDGSNLHFIDYEVGQKSSWEIKNSPLSVLLDNNPDLGRIARIVPSQDDRVVIVRARDARRPEFGTLILAFTKNQAYPGGLRLEGWTAIDAQNKRTAISLKNQRYNVAIADSKFSYRDPA